AGAACCTAATGTTAAAATAGCTAGCATAAGAATGCCAACCATCATCATATTTTTAAATTTCAATAAAATCCCTCTATAATTTAAATTTCTAAACTTACTTCAATTACTTAATCTATTTAAGAATTTGTTAATAATAAGTATTTTTTTTAAACTATAAAAGATTAAGTATTTATTCTATTTTATCGCTCCAAAGACTGAATTCCTTGATTTGAGGAGGAATTCCCTGGTCACCACAGGATTCAAGCCATCCTTCACTTGATTCAAACTCCTCATCATAATCCACACTATTTACAAAATCTATCAATCCCTGATTTCTAATCAGAACATCCCGTGGCTTCAATGTGGATGACCAAATATAAAAGACCTTGAAGACAGTGTCCGGATGATATCCTCCACCCAAATCAATTGATAAGACATCACATCTATCAATCATTTTGGCAACTTTCTCTAAAGTCTCATGAAGACGGACATCAGCACTGATAAATTTAAAATTATCATTATATCTTGAAAGCTTTTCCATAGGTTCAATGGCTTCAGGACTATTATCTATACTTATTAAGCGTCCGGTGCTTAATTTATATAATATTATTTCACTTGATTTACCTACATGGGAACCTAATTCAACAACATTGTCTGTCTTTTCCAAGACTTCCCTCAAATGCTGTCTGTAAACCTTCATGTCATAGCTGAGTTTTATCATATTATCCCCTTTACTTATCTTTATTAATGCGAATTCCTTCAATATCCATCTTATAAAAGTCAAACTCATTATAGTATTCCGCTTCCAGTTTCAATTTCTGCT
The sequence above is drawn from the Methanobrevibacter sp. genome and encodes:
- a CDS encoding class I SAM-dependent methyltransferase — encoded protein: MIKLSYDMKVYRQHLREVLEKTDNVVELGSHVGKSSEIILYKLSTGRLISIDNSPEAIEPMEKLSRYNDNFKFISADVRLHETLEKVAKMIDRCDVLSIDLGGGYHPDTVFKVFYIWSSTLKPRDVLIRNQGLIDFVNSVDYDEEFESSEGWLESCGDQGIPPQIKEFSLWSDKIE